In Nomascus leucogenys isolate Asia chromosome 6, Asia_NLE_v1, whole genome shotgun sequence, one DNA window encodes the following:
- the COPS2 gene encoding COP9 signalosome complex subunit 2 isoform X2 produces MSDMEDDFMCDDEEDYDLEYSEDSNSEPNVDLENQYYNSKALKEDDPKAALSSFQKVLELEGEKGEWGFKALKQMIKINFKLTNFPEMMNRYKQLLTYIRSAVTRNYSEKSINSILDYISTSKQMDLLQEFYETTLEALKDAKNDRLWFKTNTKLGKLYLEREEYGKLQKILRQLHQSCQTDDGEDDLKKGTQLLEIYALEIQMYTAQKNNKKLKALYEQSLHIKSAIPHPLIMGVIRECGGKMHLREGEFEKAHTDFFEAFKNYDESGSPRRTTCLKYLVLANMLMKSGINPFDSQEAKPYKNDPEILAMTNLVSAYQNNDITEFEKILKTNHSNIMDDPFIREHIEELLRNIRTQVLIKLIKPYTRIHIPFISKELNIDVADVESLLVQCILDNTIHGRIDQVNQLLELDHQKRGGARYTALDKWTNQLNSLNQAVVSKLA; encoded by the exons GAATACTCTGAAGATAGTAACTCCGAGCCAAATGTGGATTTGGAAAATCAGTACTATAATTCCAAAGCATTAAAAGAAGATGACCCAAAAGCAGCATTAAGCAGTTTCCAAAAG gTTTTGGAACTTGAAGGTGAAAAAGGAGAATGGGGATTTAAAGCACTGAAACAAATGATTAAGATTAACTTCAAGTTG aCAAACTTTCCAGAAATGATGAATAGATATAAACAGCTATTGACCTATATTCGGAGTGCAGTCACaagaaattattctgaaaaatccATTAATTCTATTCTTGATTATATCTCTACTTCTAAACAG ATGGATTTACTGCAGGAATTCTATGAAACAACACTGGAAGCTTTGAAAGATGCTAAGAATGATAGACTGTGGTTTAAGACAAACACAAAG CttggaaaattatatttagaacGAGAGGAATATGGAAAGCTTCAAAAAATTTTACGCCAGTTACATCAGTCCTGCCAG ACTGATGATGGAGAAGATGATCTCAAAAAAGGTACACAGTTATTAGAAATATATGCTTTGGAAATTCAAATGTACAcagcacagaaaaataataaaaaacttaaagCACTCTATGAACAGTCACTTCACATCAAGTCTGCCATCCCTCATCCACTGATTATGGGAGTTATCAGAG AATGTGGTGGTAAAATGCACTTGAGGGAAGGTGAATTTGAAAAGGCacacactgatttttttgaagccTTCAAGAATTATGATGAATCTGGAAGTCCAAGACGAACCACTTGCTTAAAATATTTGGTCTTAGCAAATATGCTTATGAAATCGGGAATAAATCCATTTGACTCACAGGAG GCCAAGCCGTACAAAAATGATCCAGAAATTTTAGCAATGACGAATTTAGTAAG tGCCTATCAGAATAATGACATCACTGAATTTGAAAAGATTCTAAAAACAAATCACAGCAACATCATGGATGATCCTTTCATAAGAGAACACATTGAAG aGCTTTTGCGAAACATCAGAACACAAGTGCTTATAAAATTAATTAAGCCTTACACAAGAATacatattccttttatttctaag GAGTTAAACATAGATGTAGCTGATGTGGAGAGCTTGCTGGTGCAGTGCATATTGGATAA cacTATTCATGGCCGAATTGATCAAGTCAACCAACTCCTTGAACTGGATCATCAGAAGAGGGGTGGTGCACGATATACTGCACTAGATAAATGGACCAACCAACTAAATTCTCTCAACCAGGCTGTAGTCAGTAAACTGGCTTAA
- the COPS2 gene encoding COP9 signalosome complex subunit 2 isoform X1, whose product MSDMEDDFMCDDEEDYDLEYSEDSNSEPNVDLENQYYNSKALKEDDPKAALSSFQKVLELEGEKGEWGFKALKQMIKINFKLTNFPEMMNRYKQLLTYIRSAVTRNYSEKSINSILDYISTSKQNSDFLCQMDLLQEFYETTLEALKDAKNDRLWFKTNTKLGKLYLEREEYGKLQKILRQLHQSCQTDDGEDDLKKGTQLLEIYALEIQMYTAQKNNKKLKALYEQSLHIKSAIPHPLIMGVIRECGGKMHLREGEFEKAHTDFFEAFKNYDESGSPRRTTCLKYLVLANMLMKSGINPFDSQEAKPYKNDPEILAMTNLVSAYQNNDITEFEKILKTNHSNIMDDPFIREHIEELLRNIRTQVLIKLIKPYTRIHIPFISKELNIDVADVESLLVQCILDNTIHGRIDQVNQLLELDHQKRGGARYTALDKWTNQLNSLNQAVVSKLA is encoded by the exons GAATACTCTGAAGATAGTAACTCCGAGCCAAATGTGGATTTGGAAAATCAGTACTATAATTCCAAAGCATTAAAAGAAGATGACCCAAAAGCAGCATTAAGCAGTTTCCAAAAG gTTTTGGAACTTGAAGGTGAAAAAGGAGAATGGGGATTTAAAGCACTGAAACAAATGATTAAGATTAACTTCAAGTTG aCAAACTTTCCAGAAATGATGAATAGATATAAACAGCTATTGACCTATATTCGGAGTGCAGTCACaagaaattattctgaaaaatccATTAATTCTATTCTTGATTATATCTCTACTTCTAAACAG AATTCTGATTTTTTATGTCAGATGGATTTACTGCAGGAATTCTATGAAACAACACTGGAAGCTTTGAAAGATGCTAAGAATGATAGACTGTGGTTTAAGACAAACACAAAG CttggaaaattatatttagaacGAGAGGAATATGGAAAGCTTCAAAAAATTTTACGCCAGTTACATCAGTCCTGCCAG ACTGATGATGGAGAAGATGATCTCAAAAAAGGTACACAGTTATTAGAAATATATGCTTTGGAAATTCAAATGTACAcagcacagaaaaataataaaaaacttaaagCACTCTATGAACAGTCACTTCACATCAAGTCTGCCATCCCTCATCCACTGATTATGGGAGTTATCAGAG AATGTGGTGGTAAAATGCACTTGAGGGAAGGTGAATTTGAAAAGGCacacactgatttttttgaagccTTCAAGAATTATGATGAATCTGGAAGTCCAAGACGAACCACTTGCTTAAAATATTTGGTCTTAGCAAATATGCTTATGAAATCGGGAATAAATCCATTTGACTCACAGGAG GCCAAGCCGTACAAAAATGATCCAGAAATTTTAGCAATGACGAATTTAGTAAG tGCCTATCAGAATAATGACATCACTGAATTTGAAAAGATTCTAAAAACAAATCACAGCAACATCATGGATGATCCTTTCATAAGAGAACACATTGAAG aGCTTTTGCGAAACATCAGAACACAAGTGCTTATAAAATTAATTAAGCCTTACACAAGAATacatattccttttatttctaag GAGTTAAACATAGATGTAGCTGATGTGGAGAGCTTGCTGGTGCAGTGCATATTGGATAA cacTATTCATGGCCGAATTGATCAAGTCAACCAACTCCTTGAACTGGATCATCAGAAGAGGGGTGGTGCACGATATACTGCACTAGATAAATGGACCAACCAACTAAATTCTCTCAACCAGGCTGTAGTCAGTAAACTGGCTTAA